A genomic region of Candidatus Palauibacter australiensis contains the following coding sequences:
- a CDS encoding type II toxin-antitoxin system VapC family toxin: MIHLDTSFLIRALVIGSPEDRRLSGWISSGEGIGMSAVAWAEFLCGPLSPPRLRVADAIVGPRIDFTGVDAVVAARLFNECGRRRGSLPDCMIAASALGGGAQLATADEADFRRFKAFGVRLA, from the coding sequence ATGATCCATCTCGATACCAGCTTCCTCATCCGGGCGCTGGTCATCGGATCGCCGGAAGATCGGCGGCTGAGCGGCTGGATCTCGTCGGGCGAGGGGATCGGCATGAGCGCTGTGGCGTGGGCGGAGTTTCTGTGCGGCCCGCTCTCGCCGCCCCGACTGCGAGTGGCCGACGCCATCGTTGGCCCCCGCATCGATTTCACCGGAGTGGACGCCGTCGTGGCGGCGCGTCTCTTCAACGAGTGCGGGCGTCGGCGCGGATCGCTGCCCGATTGCATGATTGCGGCGTCGGCGCTCGGCGGCGGTGCGCAGCTTGCCACGGCCGATGAAGCGGATTTCCGCCGTTTCAAGGCGTTCGGAGTTCGACTCGCTTGA
- a CDS encoding ribbon-helix-helix protein, CopG family, with protein MIKSTYSLDVETVRTLEALAARWNVSKSEVLRRAVRTAAAEDGAGAGGPLAALRQLQADVREDGVDIDRWVRDVRAERRAWTTPPRAVEE; from the coding sequence ATGATCAAGTCCACCTACTCGCTCGATGTGGAGACTGTGCGAACGCTGGAAGCGCTGGCGGCGCGCTGGAACGTCTCCAAGTCCGAGGTGTTGCGCCGGGCGGTCAGGACAGCGGCGGCGGAAGATGGAGCCGGCGCGGGCGGACCGCTGGCGGCCCTGCGCCAACTGCAGGCCGACGTCCGGGAGGACGGCGTGGACATCGACCGGTGGGTGCGCGACGTCAGGGCCGAACGCCGTGCCTGGACGACGCCGCCCCGCGCGGTCGAGGAATGA